The stretch of DNA GTTGGTAGAGCAGCTGATTCGTAATCAGCAGGTCAGCGGTTCAAATCCGCTCGCCGGCTTCACTTTAAATGGTTCAAAAGACATAAGGATTTTTCAGTATCTGATATTCTGAAAAATCCTTATTTTTTTCAATCGGGCACAATCATTTTATAGGATGATGAAATGGAACACTCATCCCGTAAAGGATATTTTGAGGATTTCGCATTTATCTGACATTGAATAACGCCGTCATACAGATCAAAATACTATAAATTGAAACATTATCAAAAAACAGCATGAAACATCAATGCTGTTTTTTGATTTATTGAACACGGTTCGGGATGGTAAAGCAGGGATTTTCTGATTATCACCGCCATGCAACTTGACATAAGGCGTCTGACTGTATATTAGTATCGAATTTAAATCAGGTGTCCTTTGGGTACACCTGATTTAATTAAAAATACAAAACAGTTTCAGGGCTTGATCATAATTGCGGCCATATTTCTTTTAGGTGTAGTTTCGAAGTCCCGGCCGGTCCCCCCGTATCGTGCTGGAGAAGCCGGAAACGGCCGGGACGGTTCTCACGACGTTATGGCCGCAGTTATGCTGCAAGCCCCAGTTTCACGAAGAGCGCAAGCTCAACCTGTAACCATCAGTGGTGCTTTCATGGATACCATCCATACAGTTGAAGCGGTTGTAAAATCCATCATATCCGGTCTCTTTGAATCAATCACCGGAAACAATCCTGACGATACGGAATATATTCTGAGCGTAAAAACCGTTATTCAGGCTACCGAAAATTTTATTCAACAAAACAGCCAACTTGCAGCTCAATGGCCGCCCCTTAAAACCGCATTATATTCCCATTCAAAGCAATTATGGCTGAACCATATTAAAAACCTGAAAAAAAACGAACCCGAAGCAAATGAAAAATCCACGGATGAGACTGAGGAATATTTTGAATACTGTTTCGATCATATCTATGAATACGGCAGCTATCCATCTTAAGCCGTATCCACATCAACCCGCATATGGAGATTTTTTATATGGATGAAGAACTCGAATCAAAATTGAAAGGCGAAATTGAAGACATCATGGATCAGGTGGATGCTATTTTAAAAAAAATTGAGACATCAGATGCTGCGGGCAACAAAGGAAGTGACGAATAGGCAGTGCCCTCTCATAACTTCTGATCCCATGATCATATAGATTATAACGTGAGGTTACAAATACGTATCGTATTCTGCCGCAATAAAATTGCCCGCTCCAAACCCGGCGCAAAACGCAACGTTTTTAAACACATTTTTTTTGGCGCATTGCGTGAAAATCATTCTGTTTCCGGCTTGACTGGATCAAACAGGGTTTTAAACAGCTGCGCCTTAAAAATTATCACATTATGTCAGTTAGTGTCTGTCCAAAAAGGCAGCATGGCTGTTTAAACTTAAAAAAAAATTTTAACCACAAAAATACATGGCGTATTTAGAAGATTAAAATCTACGACTGACACACATGGAAAAGACAGACTGTGGATGGACAAGTAGTTGTCCATCGAGTTGTAATCAGGAGGTATCATGACATTAACGAAGAATGAAATAGTTGCTCAAGTACATGAAATGGGATTCACCCAAAAAAAATCGGTGGATATAATTGAATCGTTACTCGAAATTATTAAGCGGACACTTCAACAAGGGGAGGATATCCTTATTTCCGGATTTGGAAAATTCTGCATAAAAAGTAAACGCAAACGCCGTGGACGAAATCCGGCTACCGGAGATGATCTTATGCTCAAAGAAAAAACTGTAGTAACATTTAAATGTTCCGGAAGATTAAGAGATACAATTAATGAGG from Desulfobacterales bacterium encodes:
- a CDS encoding integration host factor subunit alpha; amino-acid sequence: MTLTKNEIVAQVHEMGFTQKKSVDIIESLLEIIKRTLQQGEDILISGFGKFCIKSKRKRRGRNPATGDDLMLKEKTVVTFKCSGRLRDTINEGC